A genome region from Geminicoccus roseus DSM 18922 includes the following:
- a CDS encoding OmpA family protein encodes MTQERRLADLERNFGAWERKKLLRTSALVAVPVLVALGYWGYGRVEVESARESVVSLTQALNAEQQAKSGLEAQLAKAGVRLAELQQSVDQVGTERDEARAAIEAANASAAGKLAELAAKLDAASEQVRQLTAERDELAGQLEQATAAAAATEQRVAGLDQQIAELTAEGERAREENSRAMASVADLTQARDQAIRERDEARAAAANAAELSQRLSQTEERLAAAATEIAALQKIRSDMQARLDEADDRSFALEDAAERSAAEREQALADARAQIATLQGQSADLQARLEAGTARVQELETTAARLAEANAALEEANAEADALRAQAADLREQAAASARRLSETEASLAAAEDAQAELEQARTQAQSLEAQGRELQEQLEQANARLAELEPAAQPPAVTDSQALEEAQANAASLQERLQALQAQAADDAARIAQLERTAEQGEAASTALKEAQDRAASLQDQLSSVQARADADAARISELQEAARVAEEADAALKEARNDVVAMREQIDGLQAEAADRQARLDELERAAQEARQTEAALAEARSQAGSLQEQVASLEDQVASGRTRIGELEQAAARLTEAEAALTDVRAQATALEERATETQERLDAANRRVAELEQGAVQAAETAAALEEARAQARTLQQQNAQLQDQLQAQASQVTALEQASRESTEAKAALAGAQDEVAALQKIRADMQRQLDETTDQVMRLEAEAAEAATASGQLETELRSAQQKAQELQAGLQQAQEAGAQLDDARAELEQLRQARDQMQTRLDAADAQVASLGEAATRVASLEAELAETRTEIQALEAAQSSLQAELEQRTARIDELEKQVQAGDRRDQELRGAVRKEAAARADLEAERERLQQERDRLQARIEELSTQVEALGNEARGSQAIALVQAQLADSLTKAVPTPKELEEGIRQRTAEDNASRGIVLSSIDGTENQTLLDGGRIRLPAGVLFDSGSAELTDAGKDALTSFATRMARVIDEMPPMASWMLRVDGHTDAMPMRPGSAWRDNLQLSTARAAAVARFLIDAGLPAERIVPAGFGASRPAVQGTDAEANAQNRRIEITLSSR; translated from the coding sequence ATGACCCAGGAACGCCGCCTTGCCGATCTCGAGCGCAATTTCGGAGCGTGGGAGCGCAAGAAGCTCCTGCGCACCTCCGCCCTGGTCGCCGTGCCGGTCCTGGTTGCCCTGGGGTATTGGGGATATGGGCGCGTGGAGGTCGAATCGGCGCGCGAATCCGTTGTCTCGCTCACCCAGGCCCTGAACGCGGAGCAGCAGGCGAAGAGCGGCCTGGAAGCGCAGCTCGCCAAGGCAGGCGTGCGCCTGGCCGAGCTCCAGCAATCCGTCGACCAGGTCGGCACCGAACGGGACGAGGCGCGGGCCGCCATCGAGGCCGCCAACGCATCGGCGGCCGGCAAGCTGGCCGAACTCGCCGCCAAGCTGGATGCGGCCAGCGAGCAGGTCCGCCAGCTGACTGCGGAGCGGGACGAACTCGCGGGCCAGCTGGAGCAGGCGACCGCAGCTGCGGCGGCGACCGAGCAGCGGGTCGCCGGGCTGGACCAGCAGATCGCGGAGCTGACCGCCGAGGGCGAGCGGGCCCGGGAAGAGAACAGCCGCGCCATGGCCTCGGTGGCCGACCTGACCCAGGCGCGGGACCAGGCGATCCGGGAGCGTGACGAAGCGCGCGCCGCCGCGGCCAATGCCGCGGAGCTCAGCCAGCGCCTGAGCCAGACCGAGGAGCGCCTCGCCGCCGCTGCCACCGAAATCGCGGCGCTGCAGAAGATCCGCTCGGACATGCAGGCCAGGCTCGATGAGGCCGACGACAGGAGCTTCGCGCTGGAAGACGCCGCCGAGCGTTCGGCGGCGGAGCGGGAGCAGGCGCTGGCCGACGCGCGTGCCCAGATCGCCACGCTCCAGGGGCAGTCGGCGGATCTGCAGGCGCGGCTGGAGGCCGGCACCGCCCGGGTGCAGGAGCTGGAGACCACGGCAGCCAGGCTCGCCGAGGCCAATGCGGCGCTGGAGGAAGCCAATGCAGAGGCCGATGCCCTTCGGGCGCAGGCGGCCGATCTGCGCGAGCAGGCCGCTGCCAGCGCCCGGCGCCTGAGCGAAACGGAAGCCTCTCTCGCCGCCGCCGAGGACGCCCAGGCAGAGCTTGAACAGGCACGCACCCAGGCCCAGTCCCTGGAGGCGCAGGGCAGGGAGCTCCAGGAGCAGCTGGAGCAGGCCAATGCCCGGCTCGCCGAGCTGGAACCGGCGGCCCAGCCGCCCGCCGTCACCGATTCGCAGGCCCTGGAGGAGGCCCAGGCCAACGCGGCTTCCCTGCAGGAACGCCTCCAGGCGCTGCAGGCGCAGGCCGCCGACGATGCCGCGCGGATCGCCCAGCTGGAGCGGACGGCCGAGCAGGGCGAAGCCGCTTCGACCGCCCTGAAGGAGGCGCAGGACCGGGCGGCGTCGCTGCAGGATCAGCTCAGCTCGGTGCAGGCCAGGGCCGATGCCGATGCTGCGCGCATCAGCGAACTGCAGGAGGCCGCCCGCGTGGCGGAGGAAGCCGACGCCGCGCTGAAGGAAGCGCGGAACGACGTCGTCGCCATGCGCGAGCAGATCGACGGGCTGCAGGCCGAGGCAGCCGATCGCCAGGCCCGGCTCGACGAGCTCGAGCGGGCGGCCCAGGAGGCGCGGCAGACCGAGGCTGCACTGGCCGAAGCGCGCTCCCAGGCCGGCTCGCTCCAGGAGCAGGTTGCCTCGCTGGAAGACCAGGTCGCGAGCGGGCGTACCCGGATCGGCGAACTGGAGCAGGCGGCGGCCCGCCTGACCGAGGCCGAAGCGGCTCTGACGGATGTTCGTGCTCAGGCGACAGCACTCGAAGAGCGCGCCACCGAGACGCAGGAGCGGCTCGATGCCGCCAACCGCCGGGTGGCCGAACTGGAGCAGGGTGCGGTGCAGGCCGCCGAGACGGCGGCAGCCCTGGAGGAGGCCCGGGCCCAGGCGCGCACCCTGCAGCAGCAGAACGCGCAGCTGCAGGACCAGCTCCAGGCGCAGGCCAGTCAGGTGACGGCGCTGGAGCAGGCGTCCCGGGAGTCCACCGAGGCGAAGGCGGCACTCGCAGGCGCGCAGGACGAGGTTGCTGCCCTGCAGAAGATCCGTGCCGACATGCAGCGGCAGCTCGACGAGACGACCGACCAGGTGATGAGGCTGGAGGCAGAGGCTGCCGAGGCCGCGACGGCGTCGGGCCAGCTCGAAACCGAGCTGAGGAGCGCCCAGCAGAAGGCCCAGGAGCTGCAGGCCGGCCTGCAGCAGGCCCAGGAAGCAGGCGCCCAGCTCGACGATGCGCGGGCCGAGCTGGAACAGCTGCGGCAGGCGCGCGACCAGATGCAGACCCGGCTGGATGCGGCCGATGCCCAGGTGGCCAGCCTGGGAGAGGCCGCCACCCGAGTCGCATCGCTGGAAGCGGAGCTGGCCGAGACCCGCACCGAGATCCAGGCCCTGGAAGCCGCCCAGTCGTCGCTGCAGGCGGAGCTGGAACAGCGTACCGCCCGGATCGACGAGCTGGAGAAGCAGGTCCAGGCCGGTGACCGGCGCGATCAGGAGCTGCGCGGCGCCGTCCGCAAGGAGGCGGCCGCGCGCGCCGATCTGGAGGCCGAGCGCGAACGGCTGCAGCAGGAGCGGGATCGGCTGCAGGCCAGGATCGAGGAGCTGTCCACGCAGGTCGAGGCCCTGGGCAACGAAGCGCGCGGCTCGCAGGCGATCGCCCTGGTCCAGGCCCAGCTGGCCGACAGCCTGACCAAAGCGGTTCCCACGCCCAAGGAGCTGGAGGAGGGCATCCGGCAACGCACCGCCGAGGACAACGCCAGCCGTGGCATCGTCCTGTCCAGCATCGACGGGACCGAGAACCAGACCCTGCTCGATGGCGGCCGGATCCGCCTGCCGGCCGGCGTCCTGTTCGATTCCGGCAGTGCCGAACTTACCGACGCCGGCAAGGACGCGCTGACGAGCTTCGCCACCCGGATGGCGCGCGTGATCGACGAGATGCCGCCGATGGCCTCGTGGATGCTGCGGGTCGACGGCCATACCGACGCCATGCCGATGCGGCCCGGCAGCGCCTGGCGCGACAACCTGCAGCTTTCCACGGCCCGCGCCGCGGCGGTGGCAAGGTTCCTGATCGATGCCGGGTTGCCGGCCGAACGGATCGTCCCGGCCGGCTTTGGCGCCTCGCGACCCGCGGTTCAGGGCACCGATGCGGAGGCGAACGCCCAGAACCGCCGGATCGAGATCACCTTGTCGTCCCGCTGA